A portion of the Deinococcus peraridilitoris DSM 19664 genome contains these proteins:
- a CDS encoding metal-binding protein yields MPSGQSHTFINLAAYAVLGSVALYVHRQGIFFIGQEDALFFTLGFLVGTVFLSPDLDLAEGHVNSKRAWGFLGALWVPYGLLFSHRGWSHSWLIGPLTRLIYLAVMVAVVTGLLHFLLPSVDWPVTSLAFSWSLALPLLVGYYLSQWLHLIADGVRPDHKMRWKKKRR; encoded by the coding sequence GTGCCCAGCGGACAATCCCACACTTTTATCAACCTGGCGGCTTACGCCGTGCTCGGGTCGGTCGCCCTGTATGTCCACCGGCAAGGAATTTTTTTCATCGGTCAGGAAGATGCGCTGTTCTTCACGCTCGGCTTTCTGGTCGGCACGGTCTTCTTGTCACCCGACCTCGACCTGGCCGAAGGGCACGTGAACTCCAAGCGGGCCTGGGGTTTCCTGGGTGCGCTCTGGGTGCCTTACGGCCTGCTGTTCTCACACCGTGGCTGGTCTCACTCCTGGCTGATCGGGCCGCTGACCCGGCTGATCTATCTGGCCGTAATGGTGGCCGTCGTGACCGGACTGCTGCACTTCCTGCTGCCCAGCGTCGACTGGCCGGTGACCTCCCTCGCTTTCTCCTGGTCGCTGGCATTGCCCCTGCTGGTGGGCTACTACCTCAGCCAGTGGCTGCACCTCATCGCGGACGGTGTGCGCCCCGACCACAAGATGCGCTGGAAGAAAAAGCGGCGCTGA
- a CDS encoding S8 family serine peptidase has protein sequence MKRLLSVGLSCAVLSFTLAACGQLRAPVPGALSVTAGTALERSLYLPFQGSWQVQDAPAWLKVSPPSGEGHIRLRLQLARPARSETPLLAGKFKLRWKQGSQSGESVVSVTADMFQVTGRVAGEVRASGDTRATGSPRTSAPPEPRGVIVKYKSASGLLQAQALGARIQNEGKRLAVLSTPDVGGALQRLRLDPRVEYAVPNVVLSTQQSEAFVPQDEYAPLQWTYPLIGYGAVWRDMQGSPYPHSVTVAVLDTGVRFDHPDLKGAFWGPGEGALDLVPRPMNGSGDLYGLDEDPTDPATPGRTVGSHGTHVSGIIAARWGKFTPPCLACSDSGVVGAAFTAPVRILPVRILDASGNGDLATIAEGVRYAAGLPVTLNGKRYVTPHKAQVINLSLGGAIQASEAVPLCEAIEDARKAGALVVAAGGNNGDSALFYPAACAGVVGVGSVSLSVSLPERAYYSNANSSIDLAAPGGNDQRALNGGVLGNDAFADAVFSTSWNYSDNRPNYEGMVGTSQAAPQVSALAALLLSKGVAGSASEVLTRLQQTATDLGPAGRDDATGAGLIDAAAALGAPAVKLPLSVQARRGVGSEAQSVTLKVDALGRFQGFLRDGSYTLLVRRDATVSGQAGSLSETAFSLGPLLPQIDLGLLTLREP, from the coding sequence ATGAAACGCCTGTTGTCCGTCGGTCTGTCCTGTGCCGTGCTGAGCTTCACGCTGGCCGCGTGCGGGCAGCTGAGGGCTCCGGTGCCCGGCGCACTGTCAGTGACGGCGGGCACGGCCCTGGAGCGCTCGCTTTATCTGCCGTTTCAGGGCAGCTGGCAAGTGCAGGACGCGCCCGCCTGGCTCAAGGTCAGTCCACCGTCCGGTGAGGGGCACATTCGGCTGCGGCTGCAGCTGGCGAGGCCCGCGCGCAGTGAGACGCCGCTGCTGGCGGGTAAGTTCAAGCTGCGTTGGAAACAGGGATCGCAGAGCGGCGAGAGCGTGGTGTCGGTCACCGCCGACATGTTCCAGGTCACGGGCCGTGTCGCCGGCGAGGTGCGGGCCAGCGGCGACACGCGCGCGACCGGCAGTCCGCGCACCTCCGCTCCACCCGAGCCGCGTGGGGTGATCGTCAAGTACAAGTCGGCCTCGGGCCTGTTGCAGGCACAGGCACTCGGTGCCCGCATTCAGAACGAGGGAAAGCGTCTGGCCGTCCTTTCCACCCCGGATGTGGGCGGCGCGCTGCAGCGGTTGCGGCTCGATCCGCGTGTGGAGTACGCCGTGCCGAACGTGGTGCTGAGCACGCAGCAAAGCGAGGCGTTCGTGCCGCAGGACGAGTATGCGCCGCTGCAGTGGACGTACCCTTTGATCGGGTACGGCGCGGTGTGGCGTGACATGCAGGGTTCGCCGTACCCGCACAGCGTCACGGTGGCAGTGCTCGACACGGGTGTCCGCTTCGACCATCCCGATCTGAAAGGGGCCTTCTGGGGTCCGGGCGAAGGAGCGCTCGACCTGGTTCCGCGTCCGATGAACGGTTCGGGCGATCTGTACGGTCTGGACGAGGACCCGACCGATCCCGCCACGCCTGGACGCACGGTCGGCAGCCACGGCACCCACGTGAGCGGCATCATTGCTGCGCGCTGGGGAAAATTCACACCGCCCTGCCTGGCGTGCAGCGACAGCGGTGTGGTGGGCGCTGCCTTCACGGCCCCGGTGCGGATTCTGCCAGTGCGGATTCTGGACGCCTCGGGCAACGGCGACCTGGCCACCATTGCCGAGGGCGTTCGTTACGCGGCCGGTTTGCCGGTCACCTTGAACGGCAAGCGATACGTCACCCCGCACAAGGCGCAGGTGATCAACCTGTCGCTGGGCGGCGCGATCCAGGCCAGTGAGGCTGTGCCCCTGTGCGAAGCGATAGAGGACGCCCGCAAGGCCGGTGCGCTGGTGGTGGCTGCCGGCGGCAACAACGGTGACTCGGCACTGTTTTACCCGGCGGCCTGCGCAGGAGTGGTGGGGGTGGGGTCGGTCAGCCTGTCGGTTTCGCTGCCCGAACGCGCGTACTACAGCAACGCCAACTCCAGCATCGACCTCGCCGCGCCGGGCGGCAACGACCAGCGCGCCCTGAACGGTGGGGTGCTGGGCAACGACGCATTTGCCGACGCGGTGTTTTCCACCTCATGGAATTACTCCGACAACCGCCCGAACTATGAAGGCATGGTCGGCACTTCGCAGGCCGCGCCGCAGGTGTCGGCGCTGGCCGCGCTGCTGCTCAGCAAAGGCGTGGCGGGAAGCGCCTCGGAAGTTCTGACGCGCCTGCAGCAAACGGCGACCGACCTGGGCCCCGCGGGCCGCGATGACGCTACGGGGGCCGGGTTGATCGACGCGGCTGCCGCGCTGGGCGCTCCGGCGGTGAAGTTGCCCCTGAGCGTGCAGGCCCGCCGTGGCGTGGGCAGTGAAGCGCAGAGCGTGACCCTGAAAGTCGATGCGCTCGGGCGTTTTCAGGGCTTTCTGCGGGACGGGAGTTACACGCTGCTCGTTCGACGCGACGCGACGGTGTCCGGCCAGGCGGGGAGTCTCAGCGAGACTGCGTTTTCGCTGGGTCCGCTCCTCCCGCAGATCGACCTGGGCCTGCTGACCCTGCGCGAGCCCTGA